The window TAGGTCTTCTGCAAGGGAAGCATCTTTGCTGCCTTTAAGGTGGTTATATTCAACAATTTCAACCGTGAAGCCGTCTTTTTTGATAGAATCGACGACTTTTATGTTGGAGTAGAATTTTTCATCCATCTGTAAACACCAGAAATAATTTGATAATGTAGGTTGTTGACATATTAATATGATTTTATATGTTATATGATTATGGTTGATTAGCATTTTGCCTTACAAATAACTCAAAAACCGATATTTGCTGGGTATGAAAGGTATTTTTCGGGTTAATAAAATTAATTATGGATGTTGGCCAGGCATATGACTGTTTTTTGGGTAAGCATATTGTTTTTAAGTATCTGATCTCGCGAAAATAAAATTGACTTTTAGGGCAAATCCTTCAGAATCAAAGCATATATTTACTATTTTCGTAATATATAGTAATTACTGGAAATAGTGTAAATTCTGTAAATCGGGCGTTGAAATGGAATCCGCAAAAAAAGAATTTGAGAATCTTGTGTATCAGGGGATAAAATCCCAGGGACTCGATGAGCTTTGCTCTAAATTATTATCAATAATTTACTCTGAACCGAATCTGCTAACTTTAGAAGATCTTTCTACAATGACCGGGTATAGCTTTTCAGCAGTTAGTGCAGCAATGAAAATGCTCAGTGGAATAAAAGTAGTGGAAAAAGCAAAGAAAGCCGGTTCAAAAAAATATTACTTCTCAATTCAAAGAGATATGCTGACAATGACAATTAAGGCAGTAAAATCCCGGAACGAACTCATGGTCAGTCCTGCGATTAAAGAGCTTCCAGCAATAATAGAAATATGTAAAAATCGTAACGCAGAGGACTCTGAAGAACTGCTCAAAATAATCGAAGATTATTATCAGCAAATGATTGCATTGGATTTAATTTTTAAAAATCTTGTTGAATTTACAGAAAAAATTCAAACCGAGGTGATTAAAAAATGAGCCTGAAAATGAATCGGAATACAAAGCTAACATATT is drawn from Methanosarcina lacustris Z-7289 and contains these coding sequences:
- a CDS encoding GbsR/MarR family transcriptional regulator, which translates into the protein MESAKKEFENLVYQGIKSQGLDELCSKLLSIIYSEPNLLTLEDLSTMTGYSFSAVSAAMKMLSGIKVVEKAKKAGSKKYYFSIQRDMLTMTIKAVKSRNELMVSPAIKELPAIIEICKNRNAEDSEELLKIIEDYYQQMIALDLIFKNLVEFTEKIQTEVIKK